The proteins below come from a single Natranaerofaba carboxydovora genomic window:
- the panB gene encoding 3-methyl-2-oxobutanoate hydroxymethyltransferase, whose product MTKKVTVSDFIEKKQDNEKLTVLTAYDYSTAKLFDSAGIDAMLIGDSLGMVMLGYDNTLQVSVDDIIHHTKAVSRGASRSLVIADMPFLSYHISVEETIRNAGRMIQEGSAEAVKLEGGQEIIDKVEAIIKAQIPVVGHLGLTPQSVNVAGGFKVQGKSKEEAKKLLKDARLLEKAGVFAIVLECVPYPLAKLVSEKINVPTIGIGAGNACDGQVLVYQDMLGMYSDMVPKFVKKYADLGTQIQDAVKGYIEEVKQGEFPAKEHCFSMDESILEDIE is encoded by the coding sequence ATGACCAAAAAAGTAACGGTAAGTGATTTTATTGAAAAAAAACAAGATAATGAGAAGTTAACGGTGCTAACAGCATATGACTATTCTACGGCAAAACTTTTTGATAGTGCGGGGATTGATGCTATGTTGATCGGAGATTCCCTTGGGATGGTTATGCTTGGCTATGATAACACCCTTCAGGTAAGTGTAGATGATATTATCCATCATACTAAGGCTGTATCAAGAGGTGCAAGTAGAAGTCTTGTTATAGCTGACATGCCCTTTTTGTCCTACCATATAAGTGTAGAAGAAACGATAAGAAATGCCGGTAGAATGATTCAGGAAGGCAGTGCAGAAGCGGTTAAGCTAGAAGGTGGACAAGAGATAATTGATAAAGTCGAAGCTATAATCAAAGCCCAGATACCTGTTGTTGGCCATCTTGGCCTTACTCCGCAGTCTGTTAATGTGGCAGGTGGCTTCAAAGTTCAAGGTAAATCAAAAGAAGAGGCGAAAAAACTTTTAAAAGATGCTAGGCTACTCGAAAAGGCAGGGGTGTTTGCCATAGTTTTAGAATGTGTGCCTTACCCCTTAGCAAAACTGGTTTCAGAAAAAATAAACGTCCCCACAATAGGTATTGGTGCCGGAAATGCATGTGATGGACAGGTACTGGTTTATCAGGATATGCTTGGAATGTACTCTGATATGGTGCCGAAATTTGTCAAGAAGTACGCTGATCTTGGTACACAGATTCAAGATGCTGTAAAAGGGTATATTGAAGAGGTGAAGCAGGGTGAATTTCCGGCCAAAGAACATTGTTTTTCAATGGATGAAAGTATTTTAGAAGATATAGAATAA
- a CDS encoding Rossmann-like and DUF2520 domain-containing protein translates to MKLAFIGAGKVGRSFGYYLKSNGFEVIGYSSRTKESEELASKETDSSVVTREEIVDKADLIFITTPDSQISKVCDEMADNIGFKKNHTLVHMSGGLSSKELKSAKDQGASTYSLHPLQSFANVQKAIQDLEKTFFTLEGEGDKAKLIKLFEKLNNPYVEIDPEKKSLYHGAASIASNYLVALTNIALRLLEDCGFKREEALGVAGTLMEGTMNNIQNYDTVEALTGPIARGDASTVDKHLKTLEDEGYDRILEIYRLLGLETVEIAYKKGLSEEEVIKLNKLLESNND, encoded by the coding sequence TTGAAGCTTGCATTTATAGGAGCTGGCAAAGTCGGACGTAGTTTTGGATATTATTTAAAATCTAATGGTTTTGAGGTAATAGGTTATTCTAGCAGAACCAAAGAGTCAGAAGAACTTGCTTCTAAAGAAACGGATAGCTCTGTGGTAACAAGAGAAGAGATAGTAGATAAAGCTGATCTAATTTTCATAACAACTCCTGACTCACAGATATCTAAAGTATGTGATGAAATGGCAGATAATATTGGTTTTAAAAAGAATCATACCCTGGTTCACATGTCAGGAGGCCTTTCTTCAAAAGAATTAAAGAGTGCAAAAGACCAGGGAGCAAGTACATATTCTCTTCACCCATTACAGTCTTTTGCCAATGTCCAAAAAGCTATACAAGATTTAGAAAAGACCTTCTTTACTTTAGAAGGTGAGGGTGACAAAGCTAAGTTAATAAAGCTTTTTGAAAAACTTAACAATCCTTATGTTGAAATAGATCCAGAAAAAAAGTCCCTGTATCATGGTGCAGCATCAATTGCCTCGAATTATCTTGTTGCTCTTACTAATATTGCCCTTAGACTTCTTGAGGACTGTGGTTTCAAAAGAGAAGAGGCTCTTGGTGTAGCAGGAACACTTATGGAAGGTACTATGAATAATATACAAAATTATGATACCGTGGAAGCACTCACAGGACCTATTGCCAGGGGAGATGCTTCTACAGTAGATAAACATTTGAAAACTTTAGAAGATGAAGGTTACGATAGAATACTAGAAATATACAGGTTACTTGGGTTAGAAACTGTTGAGATTGCTTACAAAAAAGGACTGTCAGAAGAAGAAGTTATTAAACTTAACAAATTGCTTGAAAGCAATAACGATTAA
- a CDS encoding IS607 family transposase — protein MKVPISRASKELGVSIDTLRRWEREGKFTSERTPGGHRRYDLDKLQKIANKERDDEKITIIYARVSTPNKKEDLKSQIERLEMFCASKGWRYKVIQDIGSGLNYNKKGLLELIKLIETDQIERIVVNYKDKLLRFGTELLFEICKYHNVEIVILNEDEERTHEEELVEDVLSIITEFSAKLYGSRSHKNKKVVSEAKKLFKESD, from the coding sequence ATGAAAGTACCTATTAGCAGAGCATCTAAAGAGCTTGGTGTTAGTATAGATACATTAAGGCGCTGGGAGCGTGAAGGAAAATTTACTTCTGAACGTACTCCTGGCGGACATAGACGTTACGACTTAGATAAACTTCAAAAAATAGCAAATAAGGAAAGAGATGATGAAAAAATAACAATTATATATGCAAGAGTATCTACTCCAAACAAAAAAGAGGACCTAAAATCTCAAATTGAGCGATTAGAAATGTTTTGTGCATCTAAAGGTTGGAGATACAAAGTTATTCAAGACATCGGATCAGGATTAAACTACAATAAAAAGGGTTTGCTTGAGTTGATAAAACTAATCGAAACTGATCAGATTGAACGTATAGTTGTAAATTATAAGGATAAATTATTAAGGTTTGGGACTGAATTGCTATTCGAAATTTGCAAATATCACAATGTTGAGATTGTCATTTTAAACGAAGATGAAGAAAGAACTCACGAAGAAGAACTTGTAGAAGATGTTTTGTCTATAATAACTGAGTTTTCTGCAAAACTGTACGGAAGCAGAAGTCATAAAAACAAAAAGGTGGTAAGTGAGGCAAAAAAACTCTTTAAGGAGAGCGATTAA
- a CDS encoding zinc ribbon domain-containing protein: protein MIFGLKKNSKICNKCERFGDRKGDLFKCKCGEYYADINAAINIKKRKFDSEIGLYTPYKQVEKTLEKRIKEVV from the coding sequence GTGATATTTGGATTAAAGAAAAATTCAAAGATTTGTAATAAGTGTGAAAGGTTCGGAGACAGAAAAGGTGATTTGTTTAAGTGTAAGTGTGGTGAATATTATGCTGATATTAATGCAGCTATAAATATTAAAAAACGTAAATTTGATAGCGAAATTGGTTTATATACACCTTATAAGCAAGTTGAAAAGACTTTAGAAAAAAGAATAAAAGAAGTAGTGTGA
- a CDS encoding Hsp20/alpha crystallin family protein has product MTRLPRRWGEPFGMLADFGSLLDKFDTEFGLKSNYGRTDIYEKDGELHFEIELPGLDKENLNARIEEDRLIVEGEITRDDKIEKENYLRMERSRGEFKKAFPLPNETDTDSIDNLKAKFQDGILKISVPLKKSIKGDSIDIEIE; this is encoded by the coding sequence ATGACAAGACTACCAAGAAGATGGGGAGAGCCTTTCGGAATGTTGGCTGACTTTGGCAGCTTGCTAGACAAGTTTGACACAGAGTTTGGACTCAAAAGTAATTATGGCAGAACCGACATCTATGAAAAAGACGGAGAACTGCACTTTGAAATCGAACTGCCAGGTTTAGATAAAGAAAACCTAAATGCTAGGATTGAAGAAGATCGATTAATAGTAGAAGGCGAAATAACCAGGGACGATAAGATAGAAAAGGAAAACTACTTAAGAATGGAAAGAAGTCGCGGCGAATTCAAGAAAGCATTCCCATTACCAAATGAAACAGACACTGATAGTATCGATAATCTAAAAGCCAAATTCCAGGATGGAATTTTAAAAATCTCTGTCCCGTTAAAGAAGTCTATCAAGGGCGATTCTATTGACATCGAAATAGAGTAA
- a CDS encoding mechanosensitive ion channel family protein, with the protein MIESYLFEFLGVENFPDLFLNIVKILIAAFIALVLHKIGTYIINKYVSKAKNELIDEELVNFVTVSLKKILKYGLIFVVILVSLEIFDIDVIGASEIRLAGTTIVKTAVIIVLAKILLGLGRQLITHIFERSDIKKQMINERRRHTLAGLLKNVLKYAVYFIAGLMILENFGVKTSSILAGVGVAGLAISFGAQSLIKDVITGFFIMFEDQYNVGDFVTAAGVTGIVEELGLRTSKIKEWTGELHIIPNGEIGQVKNFSKDNIIALVFMDIAYEEDIDEAISVFEEEGKKAAEELEAIIEEPLVHGVVELGDSYVRIRIGTTCVPGEQWAIERELTRRFKKALDREGIEIPYPRRVLISKNTNENAKDTNISQEDLD; encoded by the coding sequence TTGATCGAAAGTTATTTATTTGAATTCTTAGGGGTTGAAAATTTTCCGGATTTATTTTTAAACATCGTCAAAATACTTATAGCAGCTTTTATCGCCCTTGTACTACATAAAATAGGCACTTATATTATAAATAAATATGTTAGTAAAGCTAAGAACGAACTTATTGATGAAGAGCTGGTGAATTTTGTCACTGTTAGCCTGAAGAAAATTTTAAAATATGGATTGATTTTTGTAGTTATCCTTGTAAGTCTTGAAATATTCGATATAGATGTTATAGGGGCAAGTGAAATAAGGCTAGCCGGGACTACTATTGTCAAAACAGCAGTAATTATAGTACTAGCAAAAATTTTACTCGGTCTTGGCAGACAGCTTATAACTCATATTTTTGAACGTAGCGATATCAAAAAACAGATGATAAATGAAAGACGACGCCATACCCTGGCAGGACTATTAAAGAATGTTTTAAAATATGCTGTCTATTTTATAGCAGGACTTATGATTCTAGAAAATTTCGGCGTAAAGACAAGCTCCATCCTTGCAGGTGTTGGGGTAGCAGGTCTTGCAATAAGTTTTGGCGCCCAAAGTTTGATAAAAGATGTTATTACAGGCTTTTTTATAATGTTTGAAGACCAGTATAATGTAGGGGATTTTGTGACTGCTGCAGGGGTTACAGGTATAGTCGAAGAGCTAGGACTTAGAACATCCAAAATCAAAGAATGGACAGGAGAACTTCACATCATTCCAAATGGTGAAATAGGGCAGGTAAAAAACTTCAGCAAAGATAACATAATAGCTCTGGTTTTTATGGATATTGCTTACGAAGAAGATATAGACGAAGCCATTAGTGTATTTGAAGAAGAAGGTAAAAAAGCTGCAGAAGAACTTGAAGCAATAATCGAAGAACCTTTGGTTCACGGTGTTGTAGAGCTAGGTGATTCTTATGTTAGAATCAGGATAGGTACAACCTGTGTACCAGGAGAGCAGTGGGCCATAGAAAGAGAGCTTACAAGGCGCTTTAAGAAAGCATTAGATAGAGAAGGAATCGAGATCCCATATCCAAGAAGGGTCCTTATTTCCAAAAATACAAATGAAAACGCCAAAGATACTAATATTTCCCAGGAAGACCTGGACTAA
- a CDS encoding isopentenyl transferase family protein, with the protein MKIYALYGKSGTGKSHRAVKIAHKYSIPTIIDDGLIIHQGKKITDSKSAKGEKNMIGAIRRAIFENQEYAKKMKEEINNLDTDKILILGTSVNMIYKIIENLDLPEPSIWIDVNELTTPEERKIAKSHRVKGKHVVPLAPTEVSNGIKVPLLGRLKIFLKGEENPRKKSSKKSRITKEQTIVRANYQALGSVYIKENVLYELIKYTLEKDSRVKYIKDIKVHPPKASPVIEAKVALDFDWGSKLQEAGGNISTEITDFVKTTTGIDDLKVVIVISEIAINT; encoded by the coding sequence GTGAAAATCTATGCTCTATACGGCAAAAGCGGCACCGGCAAAAGTCACAGGGCCGTAAAAATAGCCCATAAATATTCTATACCCACTATTATAGACGATGGGCTAATTATTCACCAGGGCAAAAAGATCACTGATTCAAAGTCAGCAAAAGGTGAAAAGAACATGATAGGTGCGATCAGAAGAGCAATATTTGAAAACCAAGAATACGCAAAAAAGATGAAAGAGGAAATAAATAATTTAGATACAGATAAAATTCTAATCCTCGGAACTTCGGTAAATATGATCTATAAGATAATAGAAAATCTTGATCTGCCTGAGCCCTCTATATGGATAGATGTAAATGAGTTAACAACTCCCGAGGAAAGAAAAATAGCCAAATCTCACAGGGTAAAAGGCAAACATGTAGTTCCACTAGCGCCTACAGAGGTATCAAATGGTATTAAAGTACCCCTTCTTGGCAGGTTAAAAATATTTCTAAAAGGTGAGGAAAACCCTCGCAAAAAATCATCCAAAAAAAGTAGAATAACAAAAGAGCAAACCATAGTTAGAGCTAACTATCAGGCACTTGGCTCAGTTTATATCAAAGAAAACGTACTCTATGAATTAATTAAATATACTTTGGAAAAAGATTCAAGAGTTAAGTATATAAAGGATATAAAGGTACATCCTCCAAAAGCCTCTCCGGTTATTGAAGCAAAGGTAGCACTCGATTTTGACTGGGGAAGTAAGCTTCAAGAAGCGGGAGGTAACATTTCAACAGAGATTACAGATTTTGTTAAAACTACCACAGGTATTGATGATTTAAAGGTGGTAATTGTGATTTCGGAGATTGCGATTAACACCTGA
- a CDS encoding M20 metallopeptidase family protein: MKNINEIIAKDNIWFEKSQKIKDEIINYRRSLHQIPELSFEEEKTSMEIKGYLDSMGIDYKDCADTGMVALIEGKNPGPVIAIRADMDGMPASEKTGHSYKSKHEDVMHSCGHDGHMAAVLGAAKLLVQNKDKWNGTVKLIFQPAEELVQGAKRMIKEGVLESPRPDYVLGFHIWQPLQTGEVGIKKEELMASTENFKIIIHGLESHGAMPHQGIDAISAAAEFIQGIHHILSRVISVEESYVLSFGKIEGGRKGNVLPSKVELDGTFRTFEEKTANLIKEKIYSLLDNKKDLYGINWEYILESSASPTYNDPSLTEYVLESMKKILPEDSIQFPYGPVFPSEDFSEYAKYVPAALFFLGAGGDEYKYPHHHPKFDFDERALIIATSIILQTIEDLTT, encoded by the coding sequence ATGAAAAATATTAATGAAATAATTGCTAAAGATAATATATGGTTTGAAAAGTCCCAAAAAATAAAAGATGAAATTATAAACTATAGAAGAAGTCTACATCAGATACCAGAACTTAGCTTTGAAGAAGAAAAAACTTCAATGGAGATTAAAGGATACTTAGATAGCATGGGGATTGATTATAAGGACTGTGCTGATACGGGGATGGTTGCATTGATAGAAGGCAAAAATCCTGGACCTGTAATAGCCATAAGGGCTGATATGGATGGTATGCCGGCAAGTGAGAAAACAGGTCATTCTTATAAGTCAAAGCATGAGGACGTTATGCATAGCTGTGGTCACGATGGTCATATGGCTGCTGTCCTAGGAGCGGCTAAACTACTTGTCCAGAATAAGGACAAATGGAATGGAACAGTGAAACTTATCTTTCAACCTGCTGAAGAGCTTGTTCAAGGAGCTAAAAGGATGATCAAAGAAGGGGTGTTAGAATCGCCTAGGCCCGATTATGTACTGGGCTTTCATATTTGGCAGCCTCTTCAAACAGGTGAAGTTGGGATCAAAAAGGAAGAGTTAATGGCATCAACGGAAAATTTTAAAATTATCATACACGGGTTAGAATCTCATGGTGCTATGCCTCATCAAGGAATAGACGCTATCTCAGCTGCGGCAGAGTTTATCCAGGGTATTCATCATATATTGTCTCGAGTGATTTCGGTTGAGGAGAGTTACGTTCTTTCCTTTGGTAAGATTGAAGGCGGGAGGAAAGGAAATGTACTGCCATCAAAGGTAGAACTCGATGGGACTTTTAGGACATTTGAAGAAAAAACTGCCAACTTGATAAAAGAAAAAATTTATAGCCTTTTGGACAATAAAAAAGATTTATATGGTATAAACTGGGAATACATTTTAGAAAGTAGTGCAAGTCCAACTTATAATGATCCTTCTCTTACAGAATATGTTTTAGAATCGATGAAAAAGATACTGCCAGAAGACAGTATCCAATTTCCTTACGGTCCGGTATTTCCTTCTGAAGATTTTTCTGAATATGCAAAGTATGTACCAGCAGCTTTATTTTTCTTAGGTGCTGGTGGTGATGAGTACAAATATCCACACCATCATCCTAAATTTGATTTTGACGAAAGAGCTCTTATAATAGCAACCTCTATAATCCTCCAGACAATTGAAGACCTAACTACTTAA
- a CDS encoding ethylbenzene dehydrogenase-related protein has product MKKIIVLVFLMLAALLPACELIDIGPDSPEEEDKEKADEKSLKEPIEVEVRAAHTDDEIAFHFEWESRKGYPAQFSDIMKYDGQEWTKLEGEDEVVEDRVSIMFEDPENEIEGFGEAGCYVSCHKDMEHHYVEVEDEEEVGEFSLDMWDFGGQIGSMDYARDKWIMYEESDEGVSGVERDIIDDEEKEELPEWVSEEGASIIKDQPMSAGEWEGKIIPRFVFDPDEVIFENFFYSDEEGNLITDPDELKESIDDMEYETLNVAYQDFEFDPEQDRVNSIDVKFLVLMANDELSPDIGEEWEEYWSKRLNITTPEGAKELLNEIVEELEEGALISSNTGYVFESSQHDVRTTREFDVDTNTWSVTLIRDIEADEDEEDPPVEEIEEEEAKEEEEEDQEEKEAEEKEAEDDENEDENDEENNEENNDEGEDEEEPVDDVDFEALLEEEIYNMAFSIHDIEKDGIFHHVSLPFEIGGEEVEADLEIANVEEDLTIDTTDEVDRVNWDDIEPLEVTVYLPGEVYYDDLTDEEFHGEGANFIEDETSCKDCHTEEEIYEKSKEYID; this is encoded by the coding sequence TTGAAAAAGATTATAGTTCTCGTATTTTTGATGTTAGCTGCACTGCTGCCTGCTTGTGAGTTGATAGATATAGGACCGGACTCGCCTGAAGAAGAAGACAAAGAAAAGGCTGATGAAAAATCTTTAAAAGAACCTATAGAGGTTGAAGTAAGGGCTGCTCATACTGATGATGAGATCGCTTTTCATTTTGAGTGGGAAAGTAGAAAAGGCTATCCGGCACAGTTTAGTGACATAATGAAGTATGATGGACAAGAGTGGACTAAATTAGAAGGTGAAGATGAGGTGGTAGAAGATCGGGTTTCTATAATGTTTGAAGACCCCGAAAATGAAATAGAAGGTTTTGGTGAGGCAGGCTGTTATGTTTCCTGTCACAAAGATATGGAGCATCACTATGTTGAAGTTGAAGATGAAGAAGAGGTAGGAGAATTTTCCCTTGATATGTGGGACTTTGGAGGACAAATAGGTTCGATGGATTATGCCAGGGACAAATGGATAATGTATGAAGAATCAGATGAAGGTGTCAGCGGTGTAGAAAGGGACATAATAGACGATGAAGAAAAAGAAGAACTGCCTGAATGGGTCAGCGAAGAGGGAGCTTCGATAATCAAGGACCAGCCTATGTCGGCAGGAGAGTGGGAAGGGAAGATAATACCCAGATTTGTTTTTGACCCGGATGAAGTGATATTTGAAAACTTCTTTTACTCCGATGAAGAAGGTAATCTAATAACCGATCCTGATGAACTTAAAGAAAGCATAGACGACATGGAATATGAAACCTTGAATGTAGCTTATCAAGACTTTGAGTTTGACCCAGAGCAGGATAGGGTTAACTCTATTGATGTTAAGTTTTTGGTTTTGATGGCAAATGATGAACTCTCCCCAGATATTGGTGAAGAATGGGAAGAGTACTGGAGTAAAAGATTAAATATAACTACTCCTGAAGGAGCTAAAGAACTGTTAAATGAAATTGTAGAAGAGTTAGAAGAAGGGGCGCTTATTTCATCAAATACCGGCTATGTTTTTGAATCTAGCCAGCATGATGTAAGAACAACTAGAGAGTTTGATGTTGATACTAATACCTGGAGTGTAACTCTTATACGGGATATTGAAGCAGATGAGGATGAAGAAGACCCACCGGTTGAAGAGATAGAAGAGGAGGAAGCTAAGGAAGAAGAAGAGGAAGATCAAGAAGAAAAGGAAGCAGAAGAAAAAGAAGCAGAAGATGATGAGAATGAAGATGAAAACGATGAGGAGAATAATGAAGAAAATAACGATGAAGGTGAAGATGAGGAAGAACCAGTAGATGATGTAGATTTTGAAGCCTTGTTAGAAGAAGAAATCTATAACATGGCCTTTTCGATTCACGATATCGAAAAAGATGGTATATTCCATCACGTGTCCCTTCCTTTTGAGATAGGAGGAGAAGAAGTAGAAGCGGACCTCGAAATAGCAAATGTGGAAGAAGATTTGACTATAGATACTACAGATGAAGTAGACAGGGTGAATTGGGATGATATAGAACCTTTGGAAGTAACGGTTTATCTTCCCGGGGAAGTATATTATGATGATTTGACAGATGAAGAATTCCACGGTGAAGGTGCTAATTTCATAGAAGATGAAACAAGTTGCAAGGATTGTCATACTGAAGAGGAAATATATGAAAAGTCAAAAGAATATATTGATTAA
- the hisC gene encoding histidinol-phosphate transaminase, whose protein sequence is MVLRARNCIKKLSATKPGDPAEEAKIKLGTDDVMNLSSNENPLGPSRQAVKAMQEAITSVHLYPDGNSTDLKNALSRHLGVDKENLLFGNGSDELIKLIAETFIEPGDNVNVCDPSLLEYHFAAYLMSGELVKIPLDEMACNLEKILHSITDDTKLIYISNPYNLTGTIYTQKDLERFIKRVPSDVVVVCDEAYIDYCNDEECGSGITLIDKYPNLVVLRTFSKLYALAGLRLGFAIANKEMISMLQRVREPFNVNRIAQAGAIASLKDRKHIEKTKKCTWRGLKFYYRNLPEIDLGYVKSQANFILIDLKSRNDEIITENLFRKGILVKSGTSIGLKGYIRVTIGLMHQNYAVISALKEVIQNQVSIRRSI, encoded by the coding sequence ATGGTACTTAGAGCCAGAAACTGCATTAAAAAATTGTCTGCCACAAAACCTGGCGATCCCGCTGAAGAAGCGAAAATCAAGCTGGGTACAGATGATGTCATGAATCTAAGTTCTAATGAAAATCCTTTAGGCCCATCGAGGCAGGCTGTTAAAGCCATGCAGGAAGCCATAACCAGTGTTCACCTGTACCCGGATGGAAATAGTACTGACCTAAAAAATGCTCTTTCGAGACATTTGGGAGTAGATAAAGAAAACCTACTCTTTGGAAACGGATCTGACGAATTGATCAAGTTAATTGCAGAAACCTTCATAGAGCCAGGAGATAATGTCAATGTATGTGATCCATCATTATTAGAGTACCATTTTGCGGCCTATCTTATGTCAGGAGAACTGGTAAAAATTCCTCTAGATGAGATGGCCTGTAATCTCGAGAAGATACTGCATTCCATCACGGATGATACTAAGTTAATCTACATCTCAAACCCATATAATTTAACCGGCACCATATACACCCAAAAAGATCTAGAAAGATTTATAAAAAGAGTTCCCTCTGATGTCGTTGTAGTCTGCGACGAAGCCTACATTGATTACTGTAATGATGAAGAGTGCGGTTCCGGGATTACTCTGATCGACAAGTACCCTAATTTAGTTGTACTTAGAACCTTCAGTAAGCTATATGCTCTTGCCGGGTTAAGGCTTGGTTTTGCCATAGCAAATAAAGAAATGATCTCAATGTTACAGAGGGTTAGAGAACCCTTTAACGTTAACCGTATTGCTCAGGCTGGTGCCATAGCTAGCTTAAAAGACAGGAAACATATAGAAAAAACCAAGAAATGCACCTGGCGGGGATTAAAATTTTATTACCGTAATTTACCCGAAATTGATCTTGGCTATGTAAAAAGCCAGGCAAATTTTATACTTATAGATTTAAAAAGTAGAAACGACGAAATCATCACTGAAAACCTTTTTAGAAAAGGTATCTTGGTAAAAAGCGGAACTTCTATTGGGCTTAAGGGATATATTAGGGTGACAATTGGACTGATGCATCAAAATTATGCTGTCATATCAGCTTTAAAAGAAGTTATTCAAAACCAGGTTTCAATCAGGAGGTCTATATAA
- the pheA gene encoding prephenate dehydratase, translating into MENTAGYLGPPGTFSSEAADKISDDIKPYQSIREVVDAIENREIKLGVLPIENSLEGAVTETMDLLLEVENTIITQEIILPIRYVLLANPGEKLENIDTVISHSQALAQCRELFVEYPHLEKEISSSTAGAAEKVQTKEKAAALAPASCNNYSLDILWEGPKKQYNNETRFIVLGHEPPSPTGDDRTSIVFGIEDSPGALYKSLEIFSKLEINLTRIESRPSKRKLGEYVFYVDFEGHKEERRAYQGLKGVEKNVNFLKVLGSYPKEYGNLGENKITS; encoded by the coding sequence ATGGAAAATACTGCCGGTTATCTTGGGCCGCCGGGAACTTTTTCTAGCGAAGCTGCTGACAAAATTTCTGATGATATAAAACCCTATCAGAGTATCAGAGAAGTTGTAGATGCCATTGAAAATAGAGAAATAAAGCTAGGTGTTTTGCCTATAGAGAATTCTTTAGAAGGTGCTGTAACAGAAACCATGGACCTTCTCTTAGAAGTAGAAAATACAATTATAACCCAGGAAATAATATTACCTATAAGGTACGTTTTGCTTGCAAATCCTGGCGAAAAGCTAGAAAACATAGATACAGTAATTTCACACTCCCAGGCCCTTGCCCAGTGTAGAGAGCTGTTTGTAGAATACCCACATCTTGAAAAAGAGATATCATCTAGCACTGCCGGTGCTGCCGAAAAAGTCCAAACCAAAGAAAAAGCGGCTGCCCTAGCCCCTGCTTCCTGTAACAATTATAGTTTAGATATTCTCTGGGAAGGCCCCAAAAAACAATATAACAATGAAACTAGATTCATAGTTCTAGGGCATGAGCCGCCCAGTCCTACAGGAGATGATAGAACTTCTATAGTCTTTGGTATCGAGGATAGCCCAGGAGCTTTATACAAATCTTTAGAGATTTTTTCCAAGTTAGAGATTAACCTTACCAGGATAGAAAGTAGACCCTCAAAAAGAAAGCTAGGCGAGTATGTCTTTTATGTTGATTTTGAAGGGCATAAAGAAGAAAGACGTGCTTATCAGGGACTAAAAGGTGTAGAAAAAAACGTAAACTTCTTAAAAGTTCTGGGAAGCTACCCAAAAGAATACGGAAACTTAGGTGAAAATAAAATTACATCTTAA
- a CDS encoding transcription repressor NadR, producing the protein MTESKAQNRREKILEHLSGKTPITGSKLGDMLGVSRQVIVQDIAILRAGGHEIISTPQGYLLKSDEEKTKELKFTIASKHDREGIRDELTTIVDLGGKVIDVIVEHPIYGEISGYLMIGSRRDVEEFLSNLSKSKAEPLSYLTGGVHLHTIEVSKEEIAEEIKNALKNKGFLIE; encoded by the coding sequence TTGACTGAAAGCAAGGCACAAAATAGAAGAGAAAAGATCCTTGAACACCTTTCCGGCAAGACTCCTATTACAGGTAGTAAGCTTGGAGATATGTTAGGCGTATCAAGACAGGTCATTGTCCAGGATATAGCTATTTTGAGAGCAGGTGGTCATGAAATAATATCCACCCCTCAGGGTTATCTTCTCAAATCAGATGAAGAAAAAACAAAAGAACTTAAATTCACTATAGCATCAAAGCATGACAGAGAAGGAATAAGAGATGAACTTACAACTATTGTTGATCTTGGAGGCAAAGTAATAGATGTTATTGTGGAACATCCAATTTACGGGGAAATATCCGGTTACTTGATGATAGGTTCTAGGAGAGATGTAGAAGAATTTTTAAGTAATTTGTCAAAAAGTAAAGCAGAGCCTCTTTCCTATCTCACAGGAGGAGTACATCTGCATACAATTGAAGTCTCCAAAGAAGAAATTGCAGAGGAAATAAAAAACGCTTTGAAAAATAAAGGTTTTTTAATAGAGTAA